The Pseudorhodobacter turbinis genome contains a region encoding:
- the trmB gene encoding tRNA (guanine(46)-N(7))-methyltransferase TrmB has product MSEDHTETTPERRNFYGRHRGKTLRTSQKTYLEEDLEALRPVGTSQADNPDRHVVDPATFFADGRPLWLEIGFGGGEHLVHMAARYPDVGIVGCEPYVNGVAMLLGKIRAAGVENLCVHPEDVRALFDILPDACIDKTFLNYPDPWPKARHHRRRFVTPNHLLPLARVMKPGAEFRVATDICDYVRQTLEEVPVAGFDLISQSATPWEDWISTRYEQKAIREGRPQHYLTFRRK; this is encoded by the coding sequence ATGTCCGAAGATCACACAGAAACCACGCCGGAACGTCGCAATTTTTACGGGCGGCACCGTGGCAAAACACTGCGCACCAGTCAGAAAACCTATCTGGAGGAAGATCTGGAGGCGCTGCGCCCCGTGGGCACCAGTCAGGCGGATAACCCTGACCGGCATGTGGTGGACCCCGCGACCTTCTTTGCCGACGGGCGGCCTTTGTGGCTTGAGATCGGCTTTGGCGGCGGGGAGCATCTTGTGCATATGGCCGCGCGCTATCCTGATGTGGGGATCGTCGGCTGTGAGCCTTATGTGAATGGCGTGGCGATGCTTTTGGGGAAAATTCGGGCGGCTGGTGTCGAAAACCTCTGCGTCCACCCCGAGGATGTGCGGGCGTTGTTTGATATCTTGCCGGATGCTTGTATCGACAAGACCTTCCTGAACTATCCTGACCCCTGGCCAAAAGCGCGCCATCATCGGCGGCGTTTCGTGACCCCGAACCATCTGCTGCCCTTGGCGCGGGTGATGAAACCGGGGGCAGAGTTCCGCGTGGCAACAGATATTTGCGACTATGTGCGCCAGACATTGGAAGAGGTACCTGTGGCCGGGTTTGATCTGATCAGCCAATCCGCGACCCCGTGGGAGGATTGGATCTCTACCCGCTATGAGCAAAAAGCCATCCGTGAGGGGCGCCCGCAGCACTATCTGACGTTTCGCCGTAAGTGA
- a CDS encoding TrkH family potassium uptake protein, with the protein MIDLRPVGYIIGLLVATLGAMMLFPMALDYFSGSPNWKSFLEASVLTCLMGALLSLSCANATQKGQGITLRQSFVLTTGTWVALPAFGALPFMFGEPGATLTNAVFEAVSGMTTTGTTVFEGLDALPPGVNLWRGILQWLGGLGIVIVALIFLPVMKVGGMQFFRSEGFDTLGKILPRALDISSALIQIYIALTIACAAAYFALGMSGFDAVVHALTTVSTGGFSSSDASFGKFVHSMELVAIVFMLLASMPFIRFVQATQGDLKPLWRDPQVRAYVRWNAYAALAVTAYEMYNFDRPFVQSLRESSFNIVSTFSGTGFASVDLSTWGPFPFVILIMVGLIGGCTSSTGCSVKVFRYLILLEAIKVQIRRLHSPSAMLEVRYEGRRVGDDVINSVIVFFTLFILTFGVVAVALSLTGLETRTAFTGAWTAVANIGPAFGTEVGPTGAVDGFPALARWIMILGMLVGRLELLSVYVLFMARFWRN; encoded by the coding sequence ATGATTGATCTTCGCCCCGTGGGATATATTATCGGCCTGCTCGTCGCCACGCTTGGGGCGATGATGTTGTTTCCGATGGCTTTGGATTACTTTTCGGGCAGCCCCAACTGGAAGTCCTTTCTTGAGGCGTCGGTACTGACTTGCCTGATGGGCGCGCTTTTGTCGCTGTCTTGTGCCAACGCCACCCAAAAGGGGCAGGGCATCACCCTGCGGCAAAGTTTTGTGCTGACGACAGGCACTTGGGTCGCGCTTCCGGCCTTTGGGGCCTTGCCCTTCATGTTTGGCGAGCCGGGCGCTACCCTGACCAATGCAGTGTTTGAGGCGGTCTCGGGGATGACCACAACCGGCACAACTGTATTCGAAGGGCTTGATGCCTTGCCGCCGGGGGTGAACCTGTGGCGCGGTATCTTGCAGTGGCTCGGCGGGCTGGGGATTGTGATCGTGGCTTTGATCTTCTTGCCGGTGATGAAGGTCGGGGGGATGCAGTTTTTCCGCTCCGAGGGCTTTGATACCTTGGGCAAGATTCTGCCGCGGGCGCTGGATATCTCCAGCGCCTTGATCCAGATTTATATCGCACTGACAATTGCCTGCGCTGCGGCCTATTTCGCCTTGGGGATGAGCGGGTTTGATGCGGTCGTCCATGCGCTGACCACGGTATCGACGGGCGGGTTTTCCAGCTCGGACGCCTCTTTTGGCAAGTTTGTCCACTCGATGGAGCTGGTGGCGATTGTCTTTATGTTGTTGGCCTCGATGCCCTTTATCCGCTTTGTTCAGGCCACGCAGGGCGATCTGAAACCGCTGTGGCGCGATCCGCAAGTGCGGGCCTATGTGCGCTGGAACGCCTATGCCGCCTTGGCCGTCACCGCCTATGAGATGTATAATTTCGACCGGCCGTTCGTGCAGTCCCTCCGCGAAAGCAGTTTCAACATCGTGTCAACCTTTTCGGGCACGGGCTTTGCCTCGGTTGATCTGTCGACTTGGGGGCCATTCCCATTTGTGATTTTGATCATGGTAGGATTGATAGGGGGGTGTACCTCCTCGACTGGTTGCTCGGTCAAGGTGTTTCGCTATCTGATCTTGCTAGAGGCGATTAAGGTGCAGATCCGCCGGTTGCACAGCCCCTCGGCCATGCTGGAGGTGCGCTATGAAGGGCGGCGCGTGGGCGATGATGTGATCAACTCTGTCATCGTGTTCTTCACGCTGTTCATCCTGACGTTTGGCGTGGTCGCTGTGGCCCTGTCGCTGACAGGGCTGGAAACAAGAACCGCCTTTACCGGTGCATGGACGGCCGTCGCCAATATCGGCCCTGCCTTCGGGACCGAGGTTGGACCGACCGGCGCGGTGGACGGGTTTCCCGCCCTTGCGCGTTGGATCATGATCCTTGGAATGCTCGTGGGCCGGTTGGAGCTGTTGTCGGTCTATGTGTTGTTCATGGCCCGTTTCTGGCGGAACTAG
- a CDS encoding DUF6446 family protein, with translation MISALLAGAAIYYLQVYGYYQVVEASSPAAEIRMTTLDGVAEPLLIEGFEGIDADSSPIRFRACFRTPQSMAMLTETYRLYDGATPLVAPGWFDCFDAQAIGQALEEGHAIAYLGEENIQYGIDRVIAIMDDGRAYAWNQINHCGEVVFNGAPAPADCPEK, from the coding sequence GTGATATCCGCACTTCTGGCAGGCGCTGCCATCTATTATTTGCAGGTCTACGGTTACTACCAAGTGGTAGAGGCCAGCAGCCCCGCGGCTGAAATTCGCATGACCACGCTGGACGGCGTGGCCGAACCTTTGCTGATCGAGGGCTTTGAAGGCATAGACGCAGACAGCTCTCCCATCCGCTTTCGTGCCTGTTTTCGCACACCGCAAAGCATGGCGATGCTGACCGAGACCTACCGTCTTTATGACGGCGCCACGCCGCTTGTCGCCCCCGGCTGGTTCGACTGCTTTGACGCGCAGGCCATCGGTCAGGCGCTGGAAGAAGGTCACGCCATTGCCTATTTGGGCGAGGAAAACATCCAATACGGTATCGACCGTGTCATAGCCATCATGGACGACGGCCGCGCCTATGCGTGGAACCAGATCAATCACTGCGGAGAGGTCGTTTTCAACGGCGCGCCCGCACCCGCCGACTGCCCGGAGAAATAA
- a CDS encoding glycine--tRNA ligase subunit alpha: MTQKPTPPRSFQEIILRLMTYWSGKGCAVLQPYDMEVGAGTFHPATTLRSLGNKPWAAAYVQPSRRPTDGRYGENPNRLQHYYQYQVLIKPSPPDLQALYLGSLAAIGIDMDLHDIRFVEDDWESPTLGAWGLGWEVWCDGMEVSQFTYFQQVGGHDCHPVSGELTYGLERLAMYILGVDHVMDMPYNDPDAPIALKYGDVFRQTEQEYSRWNFDQANTDTLLQHFKDAEAECIATLAADAVDSAGRRIIMAHPAYDQCIKASHLFNLLDARGVISVTERQAYIGRVRTLAKACADAFVKTEAAGAELETL; the protein is encoded by the coding sequence ATGACCCAAAAGCCGACCCCCCCGCGCAGTTTTCAAGAGATCATCTTGCGCCTGATGACCTATTGGTCCGGTAAGGGCTGTGCTGTGTTGCAACCCTATGACATGGAGGTTGGCGCGGGCACGTTTCACCCTGCCACGACCCTGCGATCACTGGGCAACAAGCCATGGGCCGCGGCCTATGTCCAGCCCTCGCGCCGCCCGACCGACGGGCGTTACGGCGAAAACCCGAACCGGTTGCAGCATTACTACCAGTATCAGGTGCTGATCAAACCCAGCCCGCCGGATCTGCAAGCGCTCTATCTTGGATCGCTGGCGGCGATCGGTATCGATATGGATCTCCATGACATCCGCTTTGTCGAGGATGACTGGGAAAGCCCGACGCTTGGCGCATGGGGCCTTGGCTGGGAGGTCTGGTGCGACGGCATGGAAGTCAGCCAGTTCACCTATTTCCAGCAGGTCGGCGGCCATGATTGCCACCCTGTTTCGGGTGAGTTGACCTATGGCTTGGAACGGCTTGCGATGTATATTCTGGGCGTCGATCACGTCATGGATATGCCCTATAATGATCCCGACGCGCCGATTGCGTTGAAATACGGCGATGTCTTTCGCCAGACCGAACAGGAATACAGCCGCTGGAACTTTGATCAGGCCAACACCGACACGCTGTTGCAGCACTTCAAGGATGCCGAGGCCGAATGTATCGCCACCCTTGCCGCCGATGCGGTGGACAGTGCGGGTCGGCGTATCATCATGGCGCATCCCGCCTATGACCAATGCATCAAGGCCAGCCATCTGTTCAACCTGCTCGATGCGCGCGGCGTGATCTCGGTCACCGAACGCCAGGCCTATATCGGTCGGGTGCGCACCTTGGCCAAGGCCTGCGCCGATGCCTTCGTGAAAACCGAAGCCGCAGGGGCAGAACTGGAAACGCTGTGA
- a CDS encoding YcbK family protein yields MNETSTMISRRGLLGAFAATAVIATPTYSHAFSFLRGAGDIRRLKMYSGRTGENLDTIYWVDGDYIKEALAEINHFMRDWRTGTSIDIDPRTVDIMAASHRLMDASEPYMMLSGYRSPKTNAMLRSKSRGVAKHSLHMVGQAADLRLKSRSIGQMAKAAKACASGGVGSYSRSNFVHMDCGPVRSWGG; encoded by the coding sequence ATGAATGAAACATCGACAATGATCTCGCGGCGCGGGCTGCTTGGCGCATTTGCGGCAACCGCAGTAATAGCGACGCCAACATATAGCCACGCTTTCAGCTTTCTGCGCGGGGCAGGCGATATTCGTCGCTTGAAGATGTATTCGGGCCGCACGGGTGAAAACCTTGACACGATCTATTGGGTCGACGGTGATTACATCAAAGAAGCGTTGGCCGAGATCAATCACTTCATGCGCGACTGGCGTACAGGCACCTCCATCGACATCGACCCGCGCACCGTTGATATTATGGCGGCCTCGCACCGTTTGATGGATGCTTCCGAACCCTACATGATGCTTTCGGGGTACCGAAGCCCGAAGACCAACGCGATGCTACGGTCGAAATCACGCGGCGTTGCCAAGCACTCGTTGCATATGGTTGGGCAAGCGGCTGATCTTCGGTTGAAGTCCCGCTCTATCGGGCAAATGGCCAAGGCAGCCAAAGCCTGCGCATCGGGTGGTGTCGGTTCTTACAGCCGGTCGAACTTTGTCCATATGGATTGCGGCCCTGTACGCAGCTGGGGCGGCTGA
- a CDS encoding L,D-transpeptidase family protein, translating to MRYQTVSPLPLIRGAKVFLLSALMCGAAVNPGVAQIKVAFSIEKETSAFRQSVAAAAANDKAIAEFYHDSDYAPIWMGQGQEARRSALLAALSDAGVHGLPVARYDVAELIAAAKAARTEGDRGRLDVRMTRALLDYARDVQTGALVPGKVVNEIKLEVPVRDRRANLEAFAASDPVAFLKSLPPRTQAYAQLMRTKFELEQRSDWGPQVAAKSLKPGATGPAVLQLRDRLVALNYLPRSVTASYDAAIQKAVQAFQTDMGLEANGVANAATIKQLNIGPQERLKSVIVAMERERWMNIDRGPRHIWVNLTDFTARIVDHGRVTFTTRSVIGALNADRQSPEFSDTMEYLVINPTWNIPRSITTKEYLPMMQRNPNAVGHLNVVDNRGRVVPRSAINFASYSARTFPYSMKQPPSSSNALGLVKFMFPNVYNIYLHDTPSKSLFNREVRAFSHGCIRLSDPFDFAYALLAAQTDDPVGLFQSYLKSGRETNVSLEVPVPVHLVYYTAYPSASGRMEYRRDVYGRDAAIFRALTDAGVVLGAHQG from the coding sequence ATGCGTTATCAAACTGTGTCCCCGCTCCCGTTGATCCGAGGGGCGAAGGTTTTTCTGCTTTCTGCGCTGATGTGTGGTGCGGCGGTAAATCCGGGCGTGGCACAGATCAAGGTCGCCTTTTCCATCGAAAAAGAGACCAGCGCCTTCCGTCAGTCGGTTGCTGCGGCGGCGGCGAATGACAAAGCGATTGCTGAATTTTACCATGATTCTGATTACGCCCCGATCTGGATGGGGCAGGGGCAAGAGGCCCGCCGCTCTGCTTTGCTGGCAGCGTTGTCGGACGCGGGCGTGCATGGATTGCCGGTCGCGCGCTATGATGTGGCCGAATTGATCGCGGCCGCAAAGGCAGCGCGGACCGAGGGTGACCGCGGGCGGCTGGATGTCCGGATGACCCGCGCGCTGCTGGATTACGCCCGTGATGTGCAAACCGGTGCGCTGGTCCCCGGCAAGGTCGTGAATGAGATCAAGCTGGAAGTGCCTGTCCGTGACCGCCGCGCCAACCTAGAGGCGTTCGCGGCCTCCGACCCTGTGGCCTTTCTGAAATCATTGCCGCCGCGCACGCAGGCCTATGCCCAATTGATGCGTACCAAGTTTGAGCTGGAACAGCGCAGCGACTGGGGCCCGCAGGTTGCAGCCAAAAGCCTGAAGCCCGGCGCAACGGGGCCTGCGGTGTTGCAGCTACGCGACCGCTTGGTGGCGCTGAACTATTTGCCGCGCAGCGTGACAGCAAGTTATGACGCCGCGATCCAAAAGGCTGTGCAGGCCTTCCAGACCGATATGGGGCTGGAGGCGAATGGTGTTGCAAACGCAGCAACGATCAAACAGCTTAACATTGGTCCCCAAGAGCGGTTGAAATCGGTCATCGTTGCGATGGAGCGTGAGCGCTGGATGAATATCGACCGGGGCCCGCGCCATATCTGGGTGAACCTTACCGATTTTACTGCCAGGATCGTGGACCATGGCCGCGTGACATTCACCACCCGCTCGGTGATCGGGGCGCTGAATGCAGATCGTCAGTCGCCGGAATTCTCGGATACGATGGAGTATTTGGTGATCAACCCGACGTGGAATATCCCACGTTCGATCACCACCAAAGAATACCTGCCGATGATGCAGCGTAACCCGAATGCGGTTGGGCATCTGAATGTTGTGGACAATCGCGGGCGTGTCGTGCCGCGCTCTGCCATCAACTTTGCCTCCTATTCGGCGCGGACCTTCCCCTATTCGATGAAACAACCCCCCTCGAGCAGCAATGCGCTGGGGTTGGTAAAATTCATGTTCCCGAATGTCTATAATATCTACCTGCATGATACGCCGTCAAAGTCGTTGTTTAACCGCGAAGTGCGCGCCTTCAGCCATGGCTGCATCCGGCTAAGCGACCCCTTCGATTTCGCCTACGCCCTGCTTGCGGCGCAGACGGATGATCCGGTGGGGCTGTTCCAAAGCTATCTCAAGAGCGGTCGGGAAACCAATGTAAGCCTTGAGGTGCCTGTGCCTGTGCATCTGGTGTATTACACTGCCTACCCATCGGCCTCAGGGCGGATGGAATATCGCCGCGATGTTTACGGGCGTGACGCTGCGATTTTTCGCGCCTTGACGGATGCCGGGGTGGTACTGGGGGCGCATCAAGGCTAA
- the aroQ gene encoding type II 3-dehydroquinate dehydratase, whose amino-acid sequence MKTIYLLNGPNLNLLGKRQPEIYGHETLADVERDCAALARDLRLGLETFQSNHEGAIIDKIHEARDKAAGIVINPAAFTHTSVAILDALNAFDGPVIEVHISNVHKREAFRHHSYVSRRAEGVIAGLGTEGYSAALRHLAKLLD is encoded by the coding sequence ATGAAGACGATCTATCTGCTGAACGGCCCCAACCTGAACCTACTGGGCAAACGCCAGCCCGAGATTTACGGGCATGAAACGCTTGCCGATGTAGAGCGCGACTGCGCGGCTTTGGCCCGTGACTTGAGGCTGGGGCTGGAAACGTTCCAGTCCAACCATGAGGGCGCGATCATCGACAAGATCCATGAGGCCCGCGACAAAGCGGCGGGGATCGTGATCAACCCTGCCGCCTTCACCCATACCTCGGTCGCGATTCTGGATGCGCTCAACGCCTTTGACGGGCCGGTGATCGAGGTCCATATCTCCAACGTTCACAAGCGCGAGGCCTTCCGCCATCACTCTTATGTCTCTCGGCGCGCCGAGGGGGTGATCGCGGGGTTGGGCACCGAAGGCTATAGCGCCGCGCTGCGCCATCTGGCAAAGCTGCTGGACTAA
- the glyS gene encoding glycine--tRNA ligase subunit beta has product MPDMLLELFSEEIPARMQARAAADLKKLVTDGLVEAGLTYESAGAFSTPRRLVLTVEGLLAESKPVREERKGPKVGAPEAALQGFLRSTGLTQDQLQIRDDKKGQVYFAVMEKPGRAASDIIAEVLEHAIRNFPWPKSMRWGAGSLRWVRPLHSILCILSAEDGAQVVPVTVDHLTSGNTTEGHRFMAPGRFAVTGFDDYCTKLRRAFVMLDPAEREAAIWQDAQNQAFASGLELVPDVGLLSEVAGLVEWPVVLLGRIGEDFLGLPAEVLQTSMKEHQKFFSVRNPKTGRIEGFVTVANRETADHGATILAGNNKVLSARLSDAKFFWENDLRTVAAKGLDGMGAGLASVTFHNKLGSQADRVLRIAALAREIAPMVGADPDLAEQAARVAKADLQSAMVGEFPELQGTMGGYYARAAGLPDAVADACKAHYSPLGPTDAVPSDPVSVAVALADKIDTLTGFWAIDEKPTGSKDPFALRRAALGVIRLILGNGVRTSLWDTIDFGMEIIRRPQLKALEESIVNQIVGDFEQGAEVAKEIVAFLSGVADSEIEQINSGLTAGIKARHIRGHAAKVAEYFVGQRSGIEWRSQFVPARDDLIAFFHDRLKVFLRDEGIRHDIIDACIAMPGNDDLTLLVNRARALNGFITSEDGTNLLQGFKRANNILTQAETKDGVEYSYGADVKFAETEAERALFAALDTAETTIKPAMEAEDFATAMAELAKLRAPIDAFFEAVQVNAESEIIRRNRLNLLHRIRAACAPVADLTKIEG; this is encoded by the coding sequence ATGCCCGATATGCTGCTTGAACTCTTTTCCGAGGAAATCCCCGCCCGTATGCAGGCCCGCGCGGCCGCCGACCTTAAAAAGCTGGTCACTGACGGGCTGGTCGAGGCGGGGCTAACCTATGAAAGTGCCGGTGCGTTTTCCACGCCGCGCCGTTTGGTCCTGACGGTTGAGGGGCTCTTGGCCGAAAGCAAACCCGTGCGCGAGGAACGCAAAGGCCCCAAAGTCGGCGCGCCCGAGGCCGCCTTGCAGGGGTTTTTACGCTCTACCGGATTGACCCAGGACCAGTTGCAGATCCGCGACGACAAAAAGGGTCAGGTCTATTTCGCGGTGATGGAAAAGCCGGGCCGTGCCGCGTCCGACATCATCGCCGAGGTTCTGGAACATGCGATCCGCAACTTCCCTTGGCCCAAATCCATGCGTTGGGGTGCGGGGAGCTTGCGTTGGGTGCGCCCGCTGCATTCGATCCTGTGCATCCTCTCGGCCGAGGATGGCGCGCAGGTCGTGCCGGTCACGGTCGATCATCTGACGTCGGGCAACACCACCGAGGGCCACCGTTTCATGGCGCCGGGCCGCTTTGCGGTGACAGGTTTTGACGATTACTGCACCAAGCTGCGCCGCGCCTTCGTGATGCTGGACCCGGCTGAGCGTGAGGCCGCAATCTGGCAAGACGCGCAAAATCAGGCCTTTGCATCCGGCTTGGAACTGGTCCCCGATGTGGGGCTTTTGTCCGAGGTTGCGGGGCTGGTCGAATGGCCGGTGGTCTTGCTGGGCCGCATCGGTGAGGATTTCTTGGGCCTGCCCGCCGAGGTGCTGCAAACCTCGATGAAAGAGCATCAGAAATTCTTTTCGGTCCGCAACCCCAAGACGGGCCGGATTGAAGGCTTTGTGACCGTTGCCAACCGCGAAACCGCCGATCATGGCGCGACCATTCTGGCGGGCAACAACAAGGTGCTCTCGGCGCGGCTGTCGGATGCGAAATTCTTTTGGGAAAACGATCTGCGCACCGTTGCGGCCAAAGGGCTGGACGGCATGGGCGCGGGGCTTGCCTCGGTCACCTTCCACAACAAGCTGGGCAGTCAGGCCGACCGGGTGCTGCGCATTGCCGCCCTCGCGCGTGAAATCGCGCCGATGGTCGGTGCTGACCCCGATCTGGCCGAGCAAGCCGCCCGCGTCGCCAAGGCCGATCTACAATCGGCCATGGTCGGCGAATTCCCCGAGCTGCAAGGCACCATGGGCGGATATTACGCCCGTGCCGCGGGTCTGCCCGATGCGGTGGCCGATGCCTGCAAGGCCCATTACTCGCCCCTTGGCCCCACCGATGCTGTGCCAAGTGACCCGGTTTCTGTTGCCGTTGCATTGGCCGATAAGATCGACACGTTGACAGGCTTCTGGGCGATTGATGAAAAGCCCACCGGCAGCAAAGACCCCTTTGCCCTGCGTCGTGCAGCCCTTGGGGTTATCCGGTTGATTTTGGGGAATGGGGTGCGAACGAGCCTTTGGGATACGATTGATTTCGGGATGGAAATAATTAGGCGTCCGCAATTAAAAGCGCTTGAAGAGAGCATTGTCAATCAGATCGTTGGCGATTTCGAGCAGGGGGCGGAAGTTGCAAAAGAGATTGTAGCTTTCCTTTCTGGTGTGGCGGACAGTGAAATCGAGCAAATTAATTCTGGACTGACGGCTGGAATAAAGGCGAGGCACATTCGTGGCCACGCTGCAAAGGTTGCTGAGTATTTTGTCGGCCAAAGATCTGGGATTGAATGGCGAAGCCAATTTGTTCCAGCACGAGACGATCTGATTGCCTTCTTCCACGACCGCCTAAAAGTCTTCCTGCGCGACGAGGGTATTCGCCACGACATCATTGACGCCTGCATCGCGATGCCCGGCAATGATGACCTGACGCTGCTGGTCAATCGCGCCCGTGCGCTTAACGGGTTCATCACCTCGGAGGATGGCACGAACCTGCTGCAAGGGTTCAAACGCGCCAATAACATCCTGACCCAAGCGGAAACAAAGGACGGCGTCGAATACTCTTACGGGGCTGATGTGAAATTCGCCGAAACCGAGGCCGAGCGCGCCTTGTTTGCCGCCCTTGATACCGCCGAGACCACGATCAAACCCGCGATGGAGGCCGAAGATTTCGCCACCGCCATGGCCGAACTGGCCAAACTTCGCGCGCCGATCGATGCGTTTTTCGAGGCGGTGCAGGTCAATGCCGAAAGCGAGATCATCCGCCGCAATCGCCTCAACCTGCTCCACCGTATCCGCGCGGCCTGTGCGCCGGTGGCGGATCTGACCAAGATCGAGGGTTAA
- a CDS encoding serine protease, with the protein MPKYLSLFTLLFWSLFASLASAQDRAWVQIEARPTLAQAEERARAYAGAFSDVAGFRMASGWYAIALGPYDPDTALSRLAQLRRDNLIPADSFVANGEQYRGGFWPLGQDPMSAPLNGAALPPPVVTAPLATAPQPFVEPVETLQQARRSEQALSPEARRDLQSALKWFGFYEASIDGAFGRGTRASMAAWQAANGHEPTGVMTTKQRAQIITERDLVVAELGLQTITEEEAGIEISLPIALVEFDHYEPPFVHFAEKDGSGVRVVLISEPGDGAALRGLYDILQTLEVVPQNGARSLNDRGFTIDGRDGTIASRSVVQLSGGLIKGYMLIWKPEAEDKARNALKAMDASFKTIGGRALDPGLVSLDDAQRRNLLAGMEVRRPKISRSGFFVSATGDVITTTETLQSCARITLDRNIEATITAQDDSSGLAVLTPVKPLAPRFIAEFADSPRIGTEVALAGYSYEDALPAPTLTFGALEDTKGLAGEAGIARLSLSSLPGDAGGPVMNGKGAVLGMLIPATATDGRVLPGEVSFVADVTSIKAILNRAGVAPVQQATRAAPLPPSDLTERAMSMTVLVSCWE; encoded by the coding sequence ATGCCGAAGTATCTATCACTCTTTACCCTCCTCTTTTGGTCGCTCTTCGCCAGCTTGGCCTCTGCCCAAGACCGCGCATGGGTACAGATTGAGGCACGCCCGACCCTGGCCCAAGCCGAGGAGCGCGCCCGCGCCTATGCCGGTGCCTTCAGTGATGTGGCGGGCTTTCGGATGGCCTCGGGGTGGTACGCAATCGCGCTTGGCCCCTATGACCCCGATACCGCCCTGTCCCGGCTGGCACAATTGCGCCGTGACAATCTGATCCCCGCAGACAGCTTTGTCGCCAATGGGGAGCAATACCGTGGGGGATTCTGGCCTTTGGGCCAAGACCCGATGAGCGCGCCTTTGAACGGTGCCGCCCTGCCCCCGCCAGTTGTCACGGCCCCGCTTGCCACCGCCCCACAACCTTTTGTGGAGCCTGTAGAAACCTTGCAGCAGGCGCGCCGCTCTGAACAGGCCCTCTCGCCAGAAGCGCGCAGGGATCTGCAATCGGCCCTGAAATGGTTCGGCTTTTATGAAGCTTCCATTGATGGTGCCTTCGGGCGCGGCACGCGTGCCTCTATGGCGGCATGGCAAGCGGCGAATGGCCATGAGCCAACCGGCGTGATGACCACCAAGCAGCGCGCCCAGATCATCACCGAACGCGATCTGGTCGTCGCGGAGCTGGGGCTGCAAACCATCACCGAGGAAGAGGCCGGCATCGAGATTTCCCTGCCGATAGCCTTGGTCGAATTCGATCATTACGAACCTCCATTTGTTCATTTTGCCGAAAAAGACGGCTCTGGTGTGCGGGTGGTGCTCATCTCCGAACCCGGTGACGGGGCGGCGCTGCGCGGGCTTTATGACATCTTGCAAACGCTGGAAGTGGTTCCCCAAAACGGCGCACGCAGCCTGAATGATCGCGGCTTTACCATTGACGGGCGCGACGGCACTATTGCCTCGCGCAGCGTTGTCCAACTGAGTGGCGGGTTGATCAAAGGCTATATGCTGATCTGGAAACCCGAGGCCGAGGACAAGGCCCGCAATGCCCTGAAGGCGATGGATGCCAGCTTCAAGACCATCGGCGGGCGCGCGCTTGATCCGGGGCTGGTGTCGCTGGATGATGCCCAACGCCGCAACCTCTTGGCCGGGATGGAAGTGCGTCGGCCCAAGATCTCGCGCAGTGGGTTCTTTGTGTCAGCCACAGGCGACGTGATCACCACGACCGAAACCCTGCAAAGCTGTGCGCGCATCACCCTTGATCGCAACATCGAGGCCACGATCACCGCGCAGGATGACAGCAGTGGCCTTGCCGTGCTGACACCGGTCAAACCGCTTGCCCCGCGCTTTATCGCTGAATTTGCCGACAGCCCCCGTATCGGGACCGAGGTTGCCCTTGCCGGTTATTCCTATGAGGATGCCCTGCCCGCCCCCACGCTGACCTTTGGCGCGCTAGAAGACACCAAAGGATTGGCCGGTGAGGCAGGCATCGCGCGGTTGTCACTGTCGTCGTTGCCCGGCGATGCAGGCGGTCCGGTGATGAATGGCAAAGGTGCCGTGTTGGGCATGTTGATCCCCGCCACAGCCACGGATGGCCGCGTGCTGCCCGGTGAGGTGTCCTTTGTGGCCGATGTGACCAGCATCAAGGCCATTCTGAACCGCGCAGGCGTAGCGCCGGTGCAGCAAGCCACCCGTGCCGCCCCCCTTCCGCCAAGTGACCTGACAGAGCGTGCAATGTCGATGACGGTTCTGGTGTCGTGCTGGGAGTAA